In Aedes albopictus strain Foshan chromosome 3, AalbF5, whole genome shotgun sequence, the following are encoded in one genomic region:
- the LOC134291017 gene encoding uncharacterized protein K02A2.6-like — MSRNNGNSNGDQAGFSGGGEEDVSAVSMSEVMRQMAIQNNRLMALLEQVTGGTQPAQRSAPEHIIESLSSSIKEFHFDPENGLTFDRWFSKYEDLFRQDGRNLDDPAKVRLLLRSLSVSVHEKFLNYLLPSHPRDYTFDQVVEKLKTIFGQQKSIFSKRYDCLQLSKNEADDFVTYAGIVNRQCEEFELQKLSVNQFKSLVFICGLKSAKDTDVRTRLLSKLESDTADTNIEGLVTECQRLSNLKHDTALVEKKHSSSAVQAVRQFKKQGQKQSKATIQDSTSKLPPSPCWQCGAMHFVKDCQFSKHICKQCGRMGHKEGYCNCSSKASASTSTVDKKFSKKDKKLQMKTIQSVKHIRSRRRYVTVIFNGIEAELQLDCGSDITLISQETWEKIGKPAIKSTRMEATTASGEPLELLGEFATTVSISDVSLKQHCYITSVEGLNVIGLDWMDAFDLWSKPLAAHCKRVNLTKFPRDDQHFVTRFPEVFQDGLGHCTKTKISLTLRPDVQPIFRPKRPVPFHATQKVEEELDRLQSLNIITPIDFSDWAAPIVVVKKPGGKVRICADYSTGLNEALEANHYPLPTPEDIFTKLAGKRVFSIIDLSDAYLQVEVDDVSKKLLTINTHRGLYRFNRLAPGVKSAPGAFQQLMAMMIADLEGVDAFLDDFIVHSEDEESHYRILTALFKRLREYGFRLRLEKCKFNQEEIKYLGLIVNENGIRPDPTKIEAIVHMPAPTNVSTLRSFLGAVNFYGKFVREMHQLRHPLDNLLKKDAKFIWSKECQQAFADIKRILQSNLLLTHYNPDLDIIVAGDACKTGIGAVLMHRFPDGSIKAVSHASKSLNQTEQNYSQIEKEALALVFACTKFHRMLWGRRFTLQTDHQPLLKIFGSKKGIPVHTANRLQRWALTLLGYDFGIEYVSTQNFGYADVLSRLINNHEKPEEEAVIAMVHIEADVTSGLQDTLSNLPVTSEAIRDATSKDPVLQKVRAEAICEAEVKPFYTHRESYSMVGDCVMMMDRVAERFVDTLKRSLKKIIGGGETSTSTALQTFLHIYRSTPSAVLDGESPDERMLGRSMRTTLDLLRPTSQSVGLKPKLNREFEAGSFVYAKVYSSNDLCKWMPGVVLERIGNVNYNILLDHQIGRRKVLRSHIDQLKNRSNDEPVVSKEPMPLSILMQDFGLQRQAVPEQHYRMLIGENPACAVPVQQATETVQQQELPGPIQHAEDSNSDADEEPDETLLADFQERPCSTPRQQQVESGQRPLRTVRPPRRFEQYIRY, encoded by the exons ATGTCGCGGAACAACGGAAATTCGAACGGCGATCAAGCTGGATTCTCGGGAGGAGGAGAAGAAGACGTGTCAGCAGTCTCGATGTCGGAAGTTATGCGTCAGATGGCAATCCAGAACAACCGTCTGATGGCCCTACTGGAACAAGTCACCGGAGGGACACAACCGGCACAACGAAGCGCTCCTGAACACATCATAGAATCTCTCTCATCATCAATCAAAGAATTCCACTTCGATCCAGAAAACGGATTAACATTCGACCGCTGGTTCTCAAAATACGAAGATCTCTTCAGACAGGACGGCAGAAACCTGGACGACCCGGCGAAGGTGCGGCTATTACTCCGTAGCCTCAGCGTTTCCGTTcacgagaaatttttgaattatctcctGCCGAGCCACCCACGCGATTATACGTTCGATCAAGTTGTGGAGAAGTTGAAGACAATTTTCGGACAGCAGAAGTCTATTTTCAGCAAGCGCTACGATTGCCTCCAGCTATCCAAGAATGAAGCGGATGATTTCGTCACCTATGCTGGTATCGTCAACCGGCAGTGCGAAGAATTCGAACTACAGAAATTGTCAGTCAACCAATTCAAGAGCCTTGTTTTCATCTGCGGACTGAAATCTGCGAAGGACACGGACGTGAGGACCCGACTTCTATCAAAGCTCGAGTCTGATACAGCCGATACCAACATCGAAGGATTAGTGACCGAATGCCAACGTCTGTCAAACTTGAAGCATGATACGGCGTTGGTCGAGAAGAAGCATTCATCTTCAGCGGTTCAAGCGGTTCGTCAGTTCAAGAAGCAAGGCCAGAAGCAGTCCAAGGCGACAATACAAGACAGTACCAGTAAACTTCCTCCATCCCCGTGTTGGCAGTGTGGAGCCATGCACTTTGTGAAAGATTGCCAGTTCTCAAAACATATATGCAAGCAGTGTGGAAGAATGGGCCATAAGGAAGGATACTGCAACTGTTCATCAAAAGCTTCAGCATCAACGTCCACTGTCGACAAGAAGTTCAGCAAAAAGGATAAGAAACTCCAAATGAAGACAATCCAATCTGTGAAGCACATTCGGAGCCGAAGGCGTTACGTGACGGTCATCTTCAACGGCATCGAAGCAGAGTTGCAGCTTGACTGTGGCTCGGATATCACGTTGATCTCACAAGAAACCTGGGAGAAAATTGGCAAGCCTGCTATCAAATCCACTCGAATGGAAGCGACTACAGCGTCTGGAGAACCtctggaacttcttggagaattcgcAACGACTGTTAGCATCAGCGATGTTTCTCTGAAGCAGCATTGTTACATCACTTCAGTCGAAGGTCTCAACGTGATCGGTCTGGATTGGATGGACGCATTTGATCTGTGGTCAAAACCGCTCGCTGCCCATTGCAAAAGGGTGAATTTGACGAAGTTTCCCCGCGACGATCAGCACTTCGTTACACGGTTTCCGGAAGTATTCCAGGACGGATTGGGTCACTGCACGAAAACGAAGATCAGTCTAACCCTGAGACCAGATGTGCAGCCAATTTTCCGGCCAAAGCGACCAGTACCATTCCATGCCACTCAAAAAGTCGAAGAGGAACTGGACAGACTTCAAAGCTTGAACATCATAACACCCATCGATTTTTCGGATTGGGCAGCCCCGATCGTTGTCGTCAAGAAGCCTGGCGGAAAGGTCCGTATATGCGCCGATTATTCCACCGGACTCAATGAGGCACTAGAAGCAAACCACTACCCTCTACCAACTCCAGAAGACATTTTCACCAAACTCGCAGGCAAGCGTGTTTTCAGTATTATTGATCTTTCCGACGCCTACCTACAAGTGGAGGTTGATGATGTTTCTAAGAAGCTCCTGACAATCAACACCCATCGTGGATTGTACAGATTCAACCGGTTGGCACCTGGAGTAAAATCAGCACCTGGCGCTTTCCAGCAGCTCATGGCGATGATGATAGCAGATTTGGAAGGAGTTGACGCTTTTCTGGATGACTTCATCGTTCACAGCGAAGACGAAGAAAGCCACTATAGAATCCTCACTGCACTCTTCAAGCGACTTCGTGAATACGGTTTCCGTTTGCGTCTGGAGAAATGCAAGTTCAACCAGGAGGAGATCAAGTATCTGGGACTCATTGTCAATGAAAATGGAATCCGACCCGATCCAACGAAGATTGAAGCGATAGTCCACATGCCAGCTCCAACCAACGTCAGCACATTGCGGTCATTCCTTGGCGCCGTGaacttttatggcaaatttgtacGAGAGATGCACCAACTTCGCCATCCTCTGGACAATCTTTTGAAGAAGGACGCCAAATTCATCTGGAGCAAGGAGTGCCAACAAGCGTTTGCGGACATCAAACGGATTCTACAATCAAACCTGCTTCTCACCCACTACAATCCGGATTTGGACATCATCGTTGCTGGTGACGCGTGCAAGACGGGCATTGGTGCAGTCCTGATGCATCGTTTCCCCGACGGATCCATCAAAGCGGTTTCACATGCATCCAAATCGCTCAATCAAACTGAGCAGAACTACAGTCAGATTGAGAAGGAAGCACTTGCGTTGGTTTTCGCCTGCACAAAATTCCATCGCATGCTTTGGGGTCGACGATTCACGCTGCAAACAGATCACCAACCGTTGTTGAAGATTTTCGGATCCAAGAAGGGAATTCCAGTTCATACCGCCAATCGACTTCAGCGATGGGCACTCACGCTATTGGGTTACGACTTTGGTATCGAGTACGTCTCAACACAAAACTTTGGGTACGCTGACGTTTTATCACGCCTCATCAACAACCACGAGAAGCCTGAGGAGGAAGCGGTTATTGCTATGGTCCATATCGAAGCTGATGTCACTTCTGGTCTGCAAGATACGCTATCAAATCTTCCTGTCACATCCGAGGCGATCCGAGATGCTACATCAAAAGATCCAGTGTTGCAAAAGGTTCGCGCTGAAGCTATCTGTGAAGCTGAAGTTAAACCATTCTACACTCACCGAGAATCGTATTCCATGGTTGGCGACTGCGTGATGATGATGGATCGAGTG GCGGAACGGTTTGTAGATACCCTCAAGCGCTCCTTGAAGAAAATTATTGGGGGAGGAGAAACGTCGACTTCAACTGCTCTTCAAACGTTCCTGCACATCTACAGATCAACACCATCCGCCGTTCTGGATGGAGAATCACCCGATGAAAGAATGCTCGGACGTTCTATGAGGACTACTCTGGATCTCCTACGACCTACTTCCCAGTCTGTCGGTCTGAAACCGAAGCTCAACCGTGAATTCGAAGCTGGATCGTTTGTGTACGCCAAAGTGTATTCAAGCAACGATCTCTGTAAGTGGATGCCAGGTGTTGTCCTCGAAAGGATCGGAAACGTGAATTACAATATCCTCTTGGATCATCAAATCGGCCGGCGGAAAGTACTCCGATCTCATATTGACCAGTTAAAGAATCGTTCCAACGATGAACCTGTAGTTTCAAAGGAACCAATGCCGTTGAGTATTCTCATGCAAGATTTTGGTCTCCAGCGACAAGCAGTTCCAGAACAACATTACCGTATGTTAATTGGTGAAAATCCTGCATGTGCCGTCCCTGTTcaacaagcaaccgaaactgtacAGCAACAAGAACTTCCTGGTCCAATTCAGCATGCAGAGGATAGCAACAGCGATGCCGATGAAGAGCCTGATGAAACACTTCTAGCGGATTTTCAAGAAAGGCCATGTTCAACACCAAGGCAGCAACAGGTAGAGTCAGGTCAACGCCCATTGCGAACGGTGCGGCCACCAAGGAGGTTCGAGCAGTACATCCGTTATTAA